One window from the genome of Vicinamibacteria bacterium encodes:
- the amrA gene encoding AmmeMemoRadiSam system protein A, with translation MELSAEDGRRLLLIARRAIAAHLAGERPGREEPALGLRVPRGAFVTLRRREGGELRGCVGLMEAQAPLSETVARVAVMAASADGRFDPVTPGELAGLELEVSVLGPLCEVRPQEIEVGRHGLLLRSGERHGVLLPQVALEQGWDRETFLDRACGKAGLPAGAWRQAGVQVLAFTAEVFSEE, from the coding sequence GTGGAGCTCTCGGCAGAGGACGGACGTCGTCTCCTTCTCATCGCACGGCGTGCCATTGCCGCCCATCTGGCGGGGGAGAGGCCGGGCCGGGAGGAGCCGGCCCTCGGCCTGCGCGTGCCGCGGGGCGCCTTTGTCACCCTGCGCCGCCGCGAGGGGGGGGAGCTTAGGGGATGTGTCGGCTTGATGGAAGCGCAAGCCCCTCTCTCGGAGACGGTGGCGCGCGTGGCGGTGATGGCGGCCAGCGCGGATGGGCGTTTCGATCCCGTGACCCCGGGGGAGCTGGCCGGGCTGGAGCTCGAGGTCTCGGTTCTGGGTCCTCTCTGTGAAGTGCGGCCCCAGGAGATCGAGGTCGGGCGCCATGGGCTCCTCCTGAGATCGGGGGAGCGGCACGGCGTCCTGCTCCCCCAGGTGGCCCTCGAGCAGGGTTGGGACCGCGAGACCTTCCTCGACCGGGCCTGCGGGAAGGCCGGGCTCCCCGCCGGCGCTTGGCGCCAGGCGGGGGTCCAGGTCCTGGCCTTCACGGCCGAGGTGTTCAGCGAGGAGTAG
- a CDS encoding ATPase, T2SS/T4P/T4SS family: MSTPSHRKPSPPAAAPDAIDILPLLVSRKVLTSEQADRVRRTLKVGGVSPEQVIIQLGFANEVQIAQALAAHAGLPYVKLNPLDLDLDVVTKGIAGPFARKHGMVAISKTAEKITIAVFDPSAPFPADDIKRVTGLDVERVVATRTDVETINKGFYDLKTSLQTAEKQLTASRLSTMDLGNQEFLSAEATELDPAAAPVVRALDHILSYAFEQRASDIHFEPKRDLTLVRLRIDGILHDVHLIPKIVYQAVVSRIKLLSGCNLAEKRRPQDGRIKRDQGGREVELRVSTMPTAFGEKAVLRIFDPDILLKSVDQLGLSGHDLPKFHDFIARPTGIILVTGPTGSGKTTTLYSVLKHLSKPEVNIVTIEDPIEMVFEDFNQVSVRPQIDITFANTLRTVLRQDPDIIMVGEIRDAETADHAVQAALTGHLVLSTLHTNDASSAITRLLDLGVPHFLITSTLIGILAQRLVRENCTHCVEEYAPTPAEGVALRIPMEKLQPYSFKRGKGCLHCRETGYIGRTGIYEVLPMTEKIRRLVSTQAGSLDIFKAAREEGLRTLKEAAIEKVFRGITTTTEMVRVTGK, from the coding sequence ATGAGCACCCCCTCGCATCGTAAGCCGAGCCCACCCGCCGCCGCCCCCGACGCGATCGACATCCTCCCCCTGCTCGTCTCCCGCAAGGTCCTGACCTCGGAGCAGGCGGACCGCGTGCGGCGCACCCTCAAGGTGGGCGGGGTCTCGCCCGAGCAGGTCATCATCCAGCTCGGCTTCGCCAACGAGGTCCAGATCGCGCAGGCCCTGGCCGCCCACGCCGGGCTTCCGTATGTGAAGCTCAACCCCCTCGACCTGGACCTTGACGTGGTGACCAAGGGGATCGCCGGTCCCTTCGCCCGCAAGCACGGGATGGTGGCCATCTCCAAGACCGCGGAGAAGATCACGATCGCGGTCTTCGACCCCTCTGCTCCCTTCCCTGCCGACGACATCAAACGAGTCACCGGGCTGGACGTGGAGCGGGTGGTGGCCACCCGCACCGACGTGGAGACCATCAACAAGGGCTTTTACGACCTCAAGACCAGCCTCCAGACCGCGGAGAAGCAGCTCACGGCCAGCCGGCTGTCCACCATGGACCTCGGGAACCAGGAGTTCCTCTCCGCCGAGGCCACCGAGCTGGACCCCGCGGCCGCCCCCGTGGTGAGGGCCCTCGACCACATCCTCAGCTACGCCTTCGAGCAGCGCGCCTCCGACATCCATTTCGAGCCCAAGCGCGACCTTACCCTGGTGCGGCTGCGCATCGACGGGATCCTGCACGATGTCCACCTCATCCCCAAGATCGTCTACCAAGCGGTGGTGTCGCGCATCAAGCTCCTTTCCGGCTGCAACCTGGCCGAGAAGCGTCGCCCCCAGGATGGACGGATCAAGAGGGACCAAGGCGGCAGGGAGGTGGAGCTCCGGGTCTCGACCATGCCGACCGCCTTCGGAGAGAAGGCGGTGCTCCGCATCTTCGATCCCGACATTCTGCTGAAGAGCGTCGACCAACTCGGACTGTCCGGCCACGACCTGCCCAAGTTCCACGACTTCATCGCGCGCCCCACCGGCATCATCCTGGTCACGGGGCCCACGGGGAGCGGCAAGACCACCACCCTCTACTCCGTTCTCAAGCACCTCTCCAAGCCCGAGGTGAACATCGTCACCATCGAGGACCCCATCGAGATGGTCTTCGAGGACTTCAACCAGGTGTCCGTGCGCCCCCAGATCGATATAACGTTTGCCAACACCCTCCGCACCGTCCTTCGACAGGACCCGGACATCATCATGGTGGGTGAGATCCGCGACGCCGAGACCGCGGATCATGCCGTCCAGGCCGCCCTCACCGGCCACCTGGTCCTCTCTACCCTCCACACCAACGACGCATCCTCTGCCATCACCCGACTCCTGGACCTGGGCGTGCCCCACTTTCTCATCACCTCTACTTTGATCGGGATCCTGGCCCAGCGCCTCGTCCGCGAGAACTGCACGCATTGCGTGGAGGAGTACGCGCCTACGCCCGCGGAAGGGGTGGCCCTGCGCATCCCCATGGAGAAGCTCCAGCCCTACAGTTTCAAACGCGGCAAGGGCTGCCTGCACTGCCGGGAGACCGGCTACATCGGCCGCACGGGCATCTATGAGGTCCTGCCCATGACGGAGAAGATCCGCCGCCTGGTCAGCACGCAGGCCGGCTCCCTCGATATCTTCAAGGCCGCACGCGAGGAGGGGCTGCGCACGCTCAAGGAGGCGGCCATCGAGAAGGTCTTCCGGGGCATCACCACCACCACCGAGATGGTGCGGGTGACCGGCAAATGA
- the hpnA gene encoding hopanoid-associated sugar epimerase has protein sequence MASSSGPTLVTGGTGFLGAHLVRALVGRGERPRCLVRPTSDRRNLAGLPVEIVPGDLTDAASLRRATQGVATVFHCAADYRLYVRDPRETYANNVEGTRNVLRAAAEAGVSRVVYTSSVGALGLNRTGRPATEETPVALADMVGHYKRSKFLAERVAQEWSVQGLPLVIVNPSAPVGELDIKPTPTGQILVRFLNRRMPAYVETGLNLVDVRDVAEGHLLAAEKGRVGEKYILGHRNMTLKELLETLARLTGLPAPRLRVPHWIPLAVAAVDTSFARLVGRSPEIPIESVRLSRHRMFFDAGKAVRELGLPQTAIEDALERAVRWFRENGYVRPR, from the coding sequence ATGGCCTCGTCGTCCGGCCCCACCCTCGTCACCGGCGGCACCGGCTTCCTGGGAGCCCACCTCGTGCGCGCCCTTGTGGGGCGGGGCGAGCGCCCGCGCTGCCTCGTCCGCCCCACGAGCGACCGGCGCAACCTCGCGGGCCTGCCCGTTGAGATCGTTCCCGGCGACCTCACGGATGCGGCATCCCTCCGGCGGGCGACCCAAGGCGTGGCCACGGTGTTCCACTGCGCCGCCGACTACCGGCTCTACGTGCGCGATCCCCGAGAGACCTACGCCAACAACGTCGAGGGAACCCGGAACGTGCTCCGCGCCGCCGCCGAGGCGGGGGTGTCGAGGGTCGTCTACACGAGTTCGGTGGGGGCCCTGGGCCTCAACCGAACTGGGCGGCCCGCCACCGAGGAGACCCCGGTCGCCCTCGCGGACATGGTCGGTCACTACAAGCGCAGCAAGTTCCTGGCCGAGCGGGTGGCGCAGGAGTGGTCCGTCCAGGGGCTCCCCCTCGTCATCGTCAATCCCTCGGCGCCGGTCGGCGAGCTGGACATCAAACCCACCCCCACCGGCCAGATCCTGGTCCGGTTCCTGAACCGCCGCATGCCCGCCTACGTGGAGACCGGCCTGAACCTGGTGGATGTCCGCGACGTCGCCGAGGGCCACCTCCTGGCCGCCGAGAAGGGCCGGGTGGGCGAGAAATACATCCTCGGGCACCGGAACATGACCTTGAAGGAGCTCCTGGAGACGCTGGCCCGGCTGACCGGCCTCCCCGCGCCGCGCCTCCGCGTCCCCCACTGGATTCCTCTCGCCGTGGCCGCGGTGGACACATCGTTTGCGCGCCTGGTCGGGCGCTCCCCTGAGATACCGATCGAGAGCGTCCGACTCTCCCGTCATCGCATGTTCTTCGATGCCGGCAAGGCCGTGCGCGAGCTGGGGCTTCCGCAGACCGCCATCGAGGACGCGCTCGAGCGGGCGGTCCGCTGGTTTCGAGAGAACGGCTATGTCCGTCCCCGCTAG
- the amrB gene encoding AmmeMemoRadiSam system protein B yields the protein MAGTWYPGSPRGIVAEVEEYLAAAGRPQVDGRLVGLISPHAGLRYSGPVAAHGYSLLRGRSSLTAVLVGPSHRAAFPGVSVFAAGAFETPLGRVPIAEDLTAALLAAEPAIRDLPGPHGQEHSLEMQLPFLQHLVPSLRIVPLLMGSQARAEVEVLSRALARVLAGREALLIASTDLSHYQPAPVAHRLDALVSGDVERFDADGLLDRLESSPGHACGGGALAAVMKAARALGADRAAVLRYGDSGDVREGDKSQVVGYLSAALVAGSA from the coding sequence GTGGCCGGGACCTGGTATCCCGGCAGCCCCCGGGGAATCGTGGCCGAGGTCGAGGAGTACCTCGCGGCCGCGGGGAGGCCCCAGGTCGACGGGCGGCTCGTGGGCCTCATCAGCCCCCACGCGGGTCTTCGCTACTCGGGTCCGGTGGCCGCCCATGGCTACTCTCTGCTGCGCGGCCGGTCCTCCCTCACCGCCGTCCTCGTGGGCCCCTCCCACCGAGCGGCCTTCCCCGGCGTCAGCGTTTTTGCCGCGGGTGCGTTCGAGACCCCGCTCGGCCGGGTCCCCATTGCCGAAGACCTGACCGCCGCCCTCTTGGCCGCGGAGCCCGCGATCCGCGACCTGCCCGGGCCCCACGGGCAGGAGCACTCCCTGGAAATGCAGCTGCCATTCCTGCAGCACCTCGTTCCCAGCCTGCGCATCGTGCCCCTCCTCATGGGTAGTCAAGCCCGGGCCGAGGTGGAGGTCCTGTCCCGGGCCCTCGCTCGCGTTCTTGCCGGACGCGAGGCCCTTCTCATCGCCTCCACCGATCTCAGCCACTATCAGCCTGCGCCCGTGGCCCACCGTCTGGACGCCCTCGTGAGCGGCGATGTCGAACGCTTCGACGCCGACGGCCTCCTGGACCGCCTCGAGTCCTCGCCTGGCCATGCCTGCGGGGGGGGGGCCCTGGCCGCGGTGATGAAGGCGGCCCGGGCTCTCGGAGCGGATCGCGCCGCCGTTCTGCGCTACGGGGACAGCGGCGACGTGAGGGAAGGGGATAAGAGCCAGGTCGTGGGCTACCTGTCCGCCGCCCTCGTGGCGGGCTCGGCCTGA
- the hpnH gene encoding adenosyl-hopene transferase HpnH: MRYPLHITTDMIRNQVRNALRGNKRFPYVLMLEPLYACNLACIGCAVERHTGKLKDRLPVAACLQAVEESRAPVVSLCGGEPTLYPELPQLVTEIIARSRHIYLCTNGLLLDESVYGRIPPNKRLMINVHLDGLRETHDRVCARAGVFDKALAMIKQGLELGHHVMANMTVFKDTEVDEVEELCHLLSELGVEGMLVTPGYHYESVERDIFMTKVEIQKKFGKILEISKRYRLTSTPMFLEFAAGLRDYKCSPWSTVTFTPRGWKGPCYLIGQTYTFSWEEFWNGTNWPYWESRTNRLCQNCAMHSGFEASVVRELPKSPGDMVRLVAWNLLG; the protein is encoded by the coding sequence ATGAGATACCCCCTGCACATCACGACGGACATGATCCGCAACCAGGTCCGCAACGCCCTCCGCGGGAACAAGAGGTTCCCCTACGTGCTGATGCTGGAACCGCTGTACGCCTGTAACCTCGCCTGCATCGGCTGCGCCGTCGAGCGTCACACGGGAAAACTCAAGGATCGCCTGCCCGTGGCCGCGTGCTTGCAAGCGGTGGAGGAATCACGCGCACCGGTGGTCTCTCTTTGCGGGGGGGAGCCCACCCTTTACCCCGAGCTCCCCCAGCTGGTCACGGAAATCATCGCCCGCAGCCGGCACATCTACCTCTGCACGAACGGCCTCCTCCTGGACGAGAGCGTCTACGGACGCATCCCGCCCAACAAGAGGCTGATGATCAACGTGCACCTGGACGGCCTGCGGGAGACCCACGACCGGGTCTGCGCCCGGGCGGGGGTCTTCGACAAGGCGCTGGCCATGATCAAGCAGGGGCTCGAGCTGGGCCATCACGTGATGGCGAACATGACCGTCTTCAAGGACACCGAAGTGGACGAGGTCGAGGAGCTCTGCCATCTCCTGAGCGAGCTGGGAGTGGAGGGAATGCTCGTCACCCCCGGCTACCACTACGAGTCGGTGGAGCGGGACATCTTCATGACGAAGGTCGAGATCCAAAAGAAGTTCGGGAAGATCTTGGAGATCTCGAAGCGGTACCGCTTGACCTCGACCCCGATGTTCCTCGAATTCGCAGCCGGCCTGCGCGACTACAAATGCTCGCCCTGGAGCACGGTCACCTTCACCCCCCGAGGTTGGAAGGGGCCCTGCTACTTGATCGGCCAGACCTACACCTTCTCCTGGGAGGAGTTCTGGAACGGCACGAACTGGCCATACTGGGAGTCCCGCACCAACCGGCTGTGCCAGAACTGCGCGATGCACTCGGGCTTCGAGGCCTCCGTGGTCCGCGAGCTCCCCAAGAGCCCGGGGGACATGGTCCGGCTCGTGGCCTGGAACCTGTTAGGCTGA
- the rocF gene encoding arginase has protein sequence MLASAAMSKRAVTLIGVPLDLGAGRRGVDMGPSAFRVAEIERKIRDLGYGVEDAGDLPVRIPETQSPGDPRAKYLQEIKEVCETLRDKVGVVLEEGKRPVILGGDHSIAMGTLAGLSRFFRDRGGRIGLIWIDAHADSNTPETSPSGNIHGMPLAVALGLGPPALVNLPGFSPMVEGSAAALVGIRDVDPAERTNVKALGIGAFTMRDIDERGMRAVMEEAIARASRDTAGIHVSFDLDGMDPDFAPGVGTPSPGGLSYREAHLAMEMLADSGKVVSAEFVEVNPILDHQNGTARLGVGLLASLLGKKIL, from the coding sequence ATGCTAGCGTCTGCCGCCATGTCGAAGCGCGCGGTCACGTTGATCGGAGTACCGCTCGACTTGGGTGCGGGGCGGCGGGGGGTGGACATGGGCCCCTCCGCCTTCCGGGTGGCCGAGATCGAGCGAAAGATCCGCGACCTGGGGTACGGGGTCGAAGACGCGGGCGACCTCCCGGTCCGCATCCCCGAGACCCAGAGCCCGGGCGACCCCCGGGCCAAGTACCTGCAGGAGATCAAAGAGGTCTGCGAGACCCTCCGCGACAAAGTGGGGGTAGTGCTGGAGGAGGGGAAGCGGCCCGTGATCCTGGGCGGCGATCACTCCATCGCCATGGGCACCCTGGCCGGGCTCTCGCGCTTCTTCAGGGATCGGGGGGGGAGGATCGGCCTCATTTGGATCGATGCCCATGCCGACTCCAACACCCCCGAGACCAGCCCCTCGGGCAACATCCACGGGATGCCGCTTGCGGTCGCCCTCGGGCTCGGCCCCCCCGCGCTCGTGAACCTGCCCGGCTTCTCTCCCATGGTCGAGGGCTCGGCGGCGGCCCTGGTAGGCATCCGCGACGTGGACCCGGCGGAGCGAACGAACGTCAAGGCCTTGGGCATCGGGGCCTTTACCATGCGGGACATCGACGAACGCGGCATGAGGGCGGTCATGGAGGAAGCCATCGCCCGGGCCAGCCGCGACACCGCGGGCATCCACGTGAGCTTCGACCTCGACGGCATGGACCCCGACTTCGCCCCCGGAGTGGGCACCCCATCCCCCGGGGGCCTCTCCTACCGGGAAGCCCACCTGGCCATGGAGATGCTGGCCGACTCGGGCAAGGTCGTTTCCGCGGAGTTCGTCGAGGTGAACCCGATCCTGGACCACCAGAACGGGACGGCCCGGTTGGGCGTGGGGCTCCTAGCCTCCCTGCTGGGCAAGAAGATACTCTGA
- the shc gene encoding squalene--hopene cyclase has product MRARPLVEDLQFRAEEVYASFGARVGAAVESAQAYLLSLQAADGHWCGELEGDTIVESEYLLTLHLLGRSGEARARKAAEYIRRRQLPRGGWAVYPGGPPEVSASVKAYFVLKVMGDDPGAPHMVRARDVILGLGGIDACNSFTRIYLAIFGQCRWDSCPAVPPELILLPDWFPLNIYRISSWSRAIVVPLSIIWACRPSCPVPDHANILELHRPGAPLEPRRPAGGLRQRLWTTFFRAANWTLKALEAASLTPLRARALKRAESWIRERLEGSDGLGAILPPIINTVIAFRCLGYPLDHPLLVSQVGELEKLEIEDEDTLRIQPCFSATWDTSLALQALLESGLPAAHPALEKGARWLLDREARGPGDYQRRSPQAEPGGWFFEYRNPFYPDADDTTAVLTALSRLRLAHPASDQDRREALDRGLRWLLSMQNADGGWGAFDKGCDNEVLTFIPFADHNAMIDPSCEDITGRGLEALHHLGISPQSAALRRAMAFLRAKQAPDGTWYGRWGCNYLYGTWLALRGLAQVGEDLTQERYQRAATWLYRCQNDDGGWGELPTSYDDPAQKGIGPSTASQTSWALLALFALNHLDSPGVRRALEYLLRNQGPEGGWRDDYWTGTGFPKVFYLRYHLYAVYSPLLALGVFQSLQALEGTTAPFALIEEMRA; this is encoded by the coding sequence ATGAGGGCACGCCCGTTGGTGGAGGACTTACAGTTTAGGGCCGAGGAGGTCTACGCGTCGTTCGGCGCCCGCGTGGGCGCCGCGGTGGAATCGGCGCAAGCGTACCTGCTCTCCCTGCAAGCAGCCGATGGCCACTGGTGCGGCGAGCTCGAAGGCGACACGATCGTCGAATCGGAATACCTGCTCACTCTCCATCTGCTCGGCCGTAGCGGTGAGGCGCGGGCGCGCAAGGCCGCCGAGTACATCCGGCGCCGGCAGCTTCCCCGGGGGGGGTGGGCCGTGTATCCCGGCGGTCCGCCTGAGGTCAGCGCTTCCGTCAAGGCTTACTTTGTCCTCAAGGTGATGGGCGACGATCCCGGTGCCCCCCACATGGTCAGAGCCCGGGACGTGATCCTGGGTCTGGGGGGCATCGACGCCTGCAACTCTTTCACTCGGATCTACCTGGCCATCTTCGGGCAGTGCCGCTGGGATAGCTGCCCCGCCGTGCCACCCGAACTGATCCTGCTGCCCGACTGGTTCCCCTTGAACATCTACCGGATTTCGTCTTGGTCGAGAGCCATCGTGGTCCCCCTCTCGATCATCTGGGCCTGTAGACCTTCCTGCCCGGTCCCGGACCACGCGAACATTCTCGAGCTTCATCGCCCGGGCGCGCCCCTCGAGCCCCGCCGCCCTGCGGGCGGGCTCCGGCAGCGACTGTGGACCACCTTCTTCCGTGCCGCCAACTGGACTCTCAAAGCGCTGGAGGCCGCCTCCCTGACCCCACTCCGGGCGAGGGCCCTCAAGAGGGCGGAGTCCTGGATCCGGGAGCGGCTCGAGGGCAGCGATGGCCTGGGGGCGATTCTGCCTCCCATCATCAACACCGTCATCGCATTCCGCTGCTTGGGCTACCCCCTCGACCACCCGTTGCTCGTGAGCCAAGTTGGCGAGCTGGAGAAGCTGGAGATCGAGGACGAGGACACGCTGCGGATTCAGCCCTGCTTCTCGGCTACCTGGGACACCTCCCTCGCCCTCCAGGCTCTCCTCGAGTCGGGTTTGCCCGCCGCGCACCCCGCGCTCGAGAAAGGAGCGCGATGGCTCCTGGACCGAGAGGCACGGGGACCGGGCGACTACCAGCGGAGGAGTCCCCAAGCGGAGCCGGGGGGTTGGTTCTTCGAGTACCGCAACCCCTTCTATCCCGACGCCGACGACACCACCGCCGTCCTGACCGCCTTGAGCCGCCTCCGCCTGGCCCATCCGGCCAGCGATCAGGACCGGAGGGAAGCCCTCGATCGGGGGCTTCGCTGGCTTCTCAGCATGCAGAACGCGGACGGGGGATGGGGGGCTTTCGACAAAGGTTGCGACAACGAGGTCCTCACTTTCATTCCCTTCGCCGACCACAACGCCATGATCGACCCCAGTTGCGAAGACATCACCGGCCGCGGCTTGGAGGCCCTGCACCACTTGGGCATTTCCCCCCAGAGTGCCGCCCTACGGCGGGCCATGGCTTTTCTGCGGGCAAAGCAGGCGCCGGACGGGACCTGGTACGGGCGCTGGGGCTGCAACTATCTCTACGGCACCTGGCTGGCCCTGCGCGGCCTCGCGCAGGTGGGTGAGGACCTGACCCAGGAACGCTACCAGCGGGCGGCGACCTGGCTCTACCGTTGCCAGAACGACGACGGAGGCTGGGGGGAGTTGCCCACCTCCTACGACGATCCCGCCCAGAAGGGGATCGGCCCCAGCACCGCGTCGCAGACGTCGTGGGCCCTGCTCGCGCTCTTTGCCCTAAACCATCTGGACTCCCCCGGGGTCCGGCGTGCCCTCGAGTATCTGCTGCGCAACCAGGGCCCGGAGGGAGGGTGGCGCGACGACTACTGGACGGGTACCGGGTTCCCCAAGGTCTTCTATTTGCGTTATCACCTTTATGCGGTCTATTCCCCGCTCTTGGCCCTGGGGGTTTTCCAGAGCCTGCAGGCGCTCGAGGGCACGACCGCCCCCTTCGCGCTCATCGAGGAGATGCGGGCATGA
- the hpnI gene encoding bacteriohopanetetrol glucosamine biosynthesis glycosyltransferase HpnI: MLTLWLALQWALLLPVAGGSVYAVLCLAAVLRLRRGPGRGRAGLAFSPPVTVLKPIHGLEKGLEENLRSTCQQDYPEFQVIFSVQRKDDPALPLLLRLQQEFGSAKVDVVVDDTQTAPNGKIRNLLGALPRARHTFLVISDSDVRLRPDYLVTIVPLLAEPGVGCACTFYKAVGAQSWYEALEQLTLNADFVPSLVFAAWSGASRFVLGASTALSSSVLAEIGGLAALSDYLVEDFEMGRRILAAGKRIVVAPYFVDTIVDLKSPRQWWNHQVYWDQNTRSANPWGFLGTVLVRSVPFALLFAVVRLFDPLGWEVLAGALAVRLLAAAVTLRFGLGDGKSVGRLGLLPLRDLAGLVSWALAFIQPTVIWRGEQFNLTPDGRMVAREPLP, translated from the coding sequence ATGTTGACGCTTTGGCTCGCCCTACAGTGGGCGCTGCTCTTGCCCGTGGCCGGAGGTTCGGTTTACGCGGTGCTGTGTCTGGCCGCCGTGCTCCGGCTCCGGCGGGGGCCGGGACGAGGGCGAGCGGGGCTCGCCTTCTCTCCGCCCGTCACGGTCTTGAAGCCGATTCATGGGCTGGAGAAGGGCCTGGAGGAGAACCTGCGGAGTACGTGCCAGCAGGACTATCCCGAGTTCCAGGTCATCTTCTCCGTGCAGAGAAAAGACGACCCCGCCCTCCCCCTCCTCCTCCGGCTCCAGCAGGAGTTCGGTTCCGCCAAGGTCGACGTCGTGGTCGACGACACCCAGACCGCCCCCAACGGAAAGATCCGGAATCTCCTGGGAGCGCTGCCCCGGGCCCGGCACACTTTCCTGGTCATCAGCGACAGCGACGTTCGCCTGAGACCCGATTACCTCGTAACGATCGTGCCCCTTCTGGCCGAGCCGGGAGTGGGCTGCGCCTGCACGTTTTACAAGGCGGTGGGGGCCCAGAGCTGGTACGAAGCCCTGGAGCAGCTCACGCTCAACGCTGATTTCGTACCCAGCTTGGTCTTCGCCGCCTGGAGCGGGGCCTCCCGATTCGTGCTCGGGGCCTCCACCGCCCTCTCCTCTTCTGTCCTCGCGGAGATCGGGGGCCTCGCCGCCCTCTCCGATTACCTTGTCGAGGACTTCGAGATGGGTCGGCGCATACTCGCGGCCGGTAAGCGAATCGTCGTGGCCCCCTATTTCGTAGATACGATTGTGGACCTCAAGTCGCCGCGGCAATGGTGGAACCACCAGGTGTACTGGGATCAGAACACGCGCTCCGCCAACCCTTGGGGATTCCTGGGCACGGTCTTGGTGCGCTCCGTCCCCTTCGCGCTCCTCTTCGCAGTCGTCCGCCTCTTCGACCCTCTGGGTTGGGAGGTCCTGGCTGGTGCCCTCGCCGTCCGGCTCCTCGCCGCCGCGGTGACCCTCCGCTTTGGGCTCGGGGACGGCAAGAGCGTGGGAAGGCTAGGCCTTCTCCCCTTGCGCGACCTGGCCGGGCTCGTGTCCTGGGCCCTGGCCTTCATCCAACCGACCGTCATCTGGCGGGGGGAGCAGTTCAACCTGACCCCGGATGGGCGCATGGTTGCCCGGGAGCCCCTGCCGTGA